The window atgtgtgggcggagccatggTTTGTTTGAAGAGCATGTCttattatttcattaaaattcaAGAATttcaacagcaacacacacagatttgtacATACTCACGTCACAAAAACTCACTTTCGTACTCACGGTGTAGAACGACTGAACCATCCGGCGTCTGCGTTGCTTGTTTGATTTTAATGCACACACGATCCTGATGGTCGGCTCCCTCCGAGCCATCAGAAGAACCGATAACAGCAAATGTCTCATGCGTCCACCAGGGCGGCAGCGTGGATCTCACCCATGTCTCTGCAGCCATGTTGTGAATAAATGACCTGTGATGACGCAGCCACTGCTGCTCTCCAGATACAACAGTCCCATCTTTAAAATCAGCATTTTGATTGTCCATTTGAAATCTTTGTGAACGacatgtgcttttatttatgaTACTGTTTACTTCATCCCTTTTACGCTACTgtactgaatgttttttttttgcatcgcTAGTGAAGACAGCTGTATTGTACAATGCTTTGCATTGTTTACCGTCACCACGGACGGCCGTCAGCAGCCGTCATAGATATTTAGGTTGATGTAGTGGCACAAATCTTACAGTAGTAGCTTGTCTTGTTGCTTTCCTCAGGTGCAAGTTGCGTACCTTTTCCAAACATTGTAATGATCACGATCAAAGTGCATTTGCTACATTGAAATGTTGAATTAATGCTGAAATAAAGTGCCCACATTTCACACCAATGTCCCAGCTGCATCCATTTCCAgaacaaaaattaaaatataatcatTAGACAGTAAAATTGGTTGCAGGGAAATGAGCTATGTGAGACAACGATGAACTGAATCCTCCATGAAGTTGGACCAGAAGAGTCGATCACTGGTTTTATTAGTGGAGAAAGACAGACTGTCCCACCACACAGAAGCTGTAATGTGGACACAAAGCTGCAAACAAAGCCCGTTTCCACAGAGCGTCCTTTAAGACAGTGAAAGCGTGTGGTTAGCATCAGGGAAGAACCTGTCTCCGTTCCTGCATCCCCATAAAGAACACCAGATCCAACATGGAGGACGGGACTTTCGATCTCTGCGTCTTCACAGTGTCTTTGCCAGAGAGGAAATGTGCCAACGACACGACAGTTTCCTATCATAGAGAGTCCATGCCTGCCCGCCCAGCTAGCTGTCATACCAGTCCAGGAAAAGGAGCGAAAATGAGCACATAACCAGGAAAAACAGGATCCACACCCGGAAGCCGGCGTTGTTCTTGATTGCCTtgtgatgaaagaaaaacaagtgcgTTTACAAAACTGTACATCCCTGAGGTAAACTTTGAGAATGATTGCGCTGTGGTGCAGGATATTACCTCCCGTATGTCCTCGTTGCcttctttgacattttctgtAGCACCAACCACCAGCTGATGAATACCGTCGATCTCTGCTTCCTGTCGGGACAGCGAGACGGTCGTTTGTCCACAAATAAACACGTGTTTGGACTGAAAATGAAAGCCGTCGACTCACCTGTTGCAGGACCTTTTCAGTAAAGATCTCCTGCAACCGGGAAATTTCAACCACCTTCCCCTCGATCTGCCTGCAGAAGGAACGCACATATTCAGGAACTGCAGACCTGGGTTTTTTTGGTCCCCACATCCGTACAGAACTCACCTGACTTCGTCCACCAGATTGTTCATCTCACTCTCCAGCCTCTGGTTCTCCTGCTCAAACTAGACAGCAACACATAGAAATAAAACCCCCAGAGGGGTAAAAAGGCAAACTTGACGTTAGTAATCAGTTAGAAGATTATGACATCGTGATTGACATCTTCACGTGTGATGACATCAGTGGGGCCGCACCATCTGGATTTCCTCCGGAGAGAGCTTGTCTTCTACTGGATCTACTGGATCCGTCCAGGTGACGTCCTGGACCTCTGACACGCTCTTTTCTATTCAAATGAAAATAAGGTCCTTGAAAACTCTTGAAATACCCTTGTGACCTCCCAGGATCTTTATTTCCCCTCAATCGTCCGTCTCATTGATGATACAAAATCACTTCAGTTTTGACCACACAGGATTTCAGAGATGAGACGCTACAGTAGAGACGGAGAGCGGTGATGAATCAGAGCCGGCAGGTGTGACGTGGTTCACACCTGGAATTCACGTGGCATTTAATGCTGCTGCCTTGAATCATCAGTGAATTATGTAGGATGAATCAATAAATGAGGCGTCTggaaacaggttttttttttttttttttttttttttttaaatgggggAAGGAAAAATGGATTACATGTCTGACTAGTAAATAGAACCTCACCAGGAGTTTCCTCCTTTATGCTCTTTTCTTCTGAGGTCACCGACTGTGGAGTTTTTGCCACAAGATTGTGCTGTTCTGGTGTCATTCGTGacctgaagcacacacacacacacacacacacacacacacacacacacacacacgagcatcAGGGCGAGGTTCTAAAGTCCTTGAAGGCAACAGTGTTGTGGACTCACATTCTTTTCTTGTCCACCATTCTCTTCACTCTTATGGCTCGCTGCTCAGAGTACAGCTTACACACTCCttcaaagacagacagacacacacacccacgcgtgcgcacacacacacacaccattattaGTCCAGCGATGGATTGTGATTGTCAACAACAGTAATGAACTCACCTTTCAGATACATCTCAATCAGGTCAAGAACGACTCCTCTGTGCTCTTTAATCTGGGCCGGCACCAGCTGCTTCTCTGCTACAGAGACAATAACACTCAAACGCGCTGCATCATAAAAGGAAATCAGCTGCACAGTAAAAGAATAATGCACCTTCGTTACGAAGCTGCCGGATGGCCTCCGAGCACGTCCTCATGAAGATCTGAGCGTCCTGGTCAATCTGGTCTCGCTCGCTGTCCGTCATACACGTCAGATCCGAGGAGATGAGACTGTAAGACACCAGAAGAATCACGTTATTTACAGGAAAACAAGCACTTTAACCCAAATCTCAATCTTCCGCTTCACAACCCAATTTAGCCTTACTTTTCCATACTTCCTGTCAGTGAGACCTCTCGGCCGTTTGGACCACGTCATCAAACACACGTTTGATACTGGCAGAATTTGCACGTGTGTAATACTTGAAAGGGGCAAAGAGAAGCAAACCCAACAACACGATGAACTTTCCCACAACTCGAATCTCTCTCGTCTCCCGTTGGCAGCGTTATCATCAAAGCTAACAAAACGCTCCATCTgctccacacacccacacctaCACAGAGGGGGCCTTGAGGGGAGGAAAGCCTGGATTAGTCCCAAGGCGTGATTTACTCCTCACATGGCTGCAGCTTAATTATTCCAGACGATTAGACCGGGACCTGCCGTCGGAGACCACCCTACTCGCCGCTGACCTCGCCACGTCAGCGCCACGGCGGAGACGTATTCGAGGGCACCGTCGAGCAGCCCCGGGTATCGTCTGAACCGCCGCGCGTGTCTGTCTTTCGGCGGCCTTGGCAGGTTcccctgctgccgctgctgttggTTTTGGCGGTTTGCTGAAGGTGTTTGGGGAGGCTTACCTTCCAGCGCTGACATAATCTTTCCTGTGTTGCAGCAGAAAGTCTTTGAGCTTGGTGATGTTTGTAACCTGCCAACATAAAGCGAGAAGAAATGTCACCTCCGTGTCGAACGGTCTCTTTAAATGCTCCTTCAAACATGTTCACTCCGTCAACACAGCTCCAGAAAACCTTCAGACCTGAACCAGGAAGCCATTTTCTGCTAATTTCATTTCACCGGAGCCAGAATAAACAGGAGCGTTTGCATTTATTGGATGTGACAGGCAACCAATGTCTGTCTTTCTCTGAGAATATTTACTCTTGACATGTCATCAGGTCCGGGAcgcacacattaaaaaaaaaagaaaatcaaactgACAATTTCCTCGTCAGAGTCCCACGAGGGACTCCATGCATACGGGCCCTGACAGAACCATTTGTTATGAACTTTAAATTCACGATCTGTTACTATTTATTACTGAGTAAATGTGCCTGTGTGCACGGAAACCAGAGGAAACTAGTTCACTCCAATATTTGCTCCTGTAATTCGgtcaaatataaaaaaaaccccactaaaTTGCTTCCCGGTCCGCCGGCTGGGGGTACGTTGGCGTGAATACACACACAGCTGGCTCTGTTGGACCCAGAAGAAGACAGAACACGGACAAGCAGAGGATTGAAAAAGAACACAATGAGTTTGACTGTGACAGCGACCACAGAGGATGGGGGCGCATTTTGATGGCTCGCCAGCAGTCTTTAGCCTTCAGCTAACAACCTCAATTATCAAATTGCCCCAGCTGTAAGGGGTAATCTGGCACCAGCAGACTAATACCCTTTCTAAATATTCCCCCTTAATGCTGACGTGCAGCCGTGTTTTACTTGAGCTACAAACTTGacgtttgaaaaaaataaataaaatacaaaaatgtgtcaacacagaaaaaggtgtcaagaaaaacaaagtctGATTGCAGAAAAAGCTACAGCGTCGTCTTTCACGGGCGACTTTTGCTGCCGCGGGGCCCAAACTTAAGGGCCGCCAAGGCAAGTTGAACCTTGTAATAATACAATTATTTTAGGTCAAGAGTTAATTGTCCTTCAGAGCGATTAAGAAGGCAGTTCTGGGACGAAGAGCTCCTTTCTAGTGTTTCAAAGCCTTTATAAATACATGTTGCAGGATTTTTAACTTTGAGCGGCAGTAGGATTATCAGAATTTTCCAGATAAAGGCAAcgaaatgtctttattttccaaCAGTCAGGGTTTAAAAGCAGTGTAATGTCACTTTTGTTTCTAGGAAACATGAATTCATTAGTATAAAACATACGCTTTGCTAGATCTTCTCCACTTTTACAAATAATTCCAGAGTAAATTTTAATGGTAGTGCACTATTTTCATAATGAAAACGAAGTCAAGAAAGCAACAGTATATAATTGTATCACTCATCATCTTAACTTTAACGCTAGATATGTCATTACGAAATGCATGTGATGTCATCTTATCAAGTCTAGTCCTGCTTCATCACCAGTAAACCCAGTTCTGTTGGCATAGTTGTCATTTAGAGCAGAGAAATGCACTGTGGGCGCACGTTTAACCGTTTATTTGAGCTTAGATAATCTCAGTTCGGCAGATTATCCTTGGCCAGCCACAAAGTGGAAAATATAACCTCTGACATGGCAATTTAGCCTTTTCTATAAACTATATTTTCTGCTTGCAATTAGCACTTGGCTCCAACCTTTTTGTTTATGCTGTGTGCAAACTACATTAGCGCGCACAGCCGTGCACGTGGCGCTGCAGCTCTGcggccagcaggcggcgctaAAACCCCAGCGGAGACGCGTCCAGAATCACAACAAACCAGCTGGAAGTGTGAGTGGCTGTGCGTGGTGGAGGTGCTGGGGAGTGTTGCTGCGAGGCTTGAGCTGTCTCCTGTGTGTATACACGAGGGCTCAGATTCCCAGCACAACCTCAAGGGTTTGCAGGGGGTCACAGGGATCAATTGCTCTTGTAACTTAAGACCCTAAAGAGCAAGTAATTCCTCAACAATGAAGAAGGGGCCGGCCATGTGCGCACAGCTACatatgagtatgtgtgtgtgcgcttgtgcaACTTCCAAAGGGTGTGTGcaaggcaggaggagacagtctgCCGGGCTACATCTAATCTCGTCATCATCAAAGACCCCCATTTTACCTCCTCACTTTCTCCTTCCCCTCACTTCCCTGCAGCCCA is drawn from Takifugu rubripes chromosome 19, fTakRub1.2, whole genome shotgun sequence and contains these coding sequences:
- the stx18 gene encoding syntaxin-18 isoform X4 — its product is MENLISSDLTCMTDSERDQIDQDAQIFMRTCSEAIRQLRNEAEKQLVPAQIKEHRGVVLDLIEMYLKGVCKLYSEQRAIRVKRMVDKKRMSRMTPEQHNLVAKTPQSVTSEEKSIKEETPEKSVSEVQDVTWTDPVDPVEDKLSPEEIQMFEQENQRLESEMNNLVDEVRQIEGKVVEISRLQEIFTEKVLQQEAEIDGIHQLVVGATENVKEGNEDIREAIKNNAGFRVWILFFLVMCSFSLLFLDWYDS
- the stx18 gene encoding syntaxin-18 isoform X2 codes for the protein MAVDITLLFKASVKTVKTRNKAIGIGFDSPKDEIFKRNRPKGGFSPRAKEVVTNITKLKDFLLQHRKDYVSAGSLISSDLTCMTDSERDQIDQDAQIFMRTCSEAIRQLRNEEKQLVPAQIKEHRGVVLDLIEMYLKGVCKLYSEQRAIRVKRMVDKKRMSRMTPEQHNLVAKTPQSVTSEEKSIKEETPEKSVSEVQDVTWTDPVDPVEDKLSPEEIQMFEQENQRLESEMNNLVDEVRQIEGKVVEISRLQEIFTEKVLQQEAEIDGIHQLVVGATENVKEGNEDIREAIKNNAGFRVWILFFLVMCSFSLLFLDWYDS
- the stx18 gene encoding syntaxin-18 isoform X3, whose protein sequence is MVTNITKLKDFLLQHRKDYVSAGSLISSDLTCMTDSERDQIDQDAQIFMRTCSEAIRQLRNEAEKQLVPAQIKEHRGVVLDLIEMYLKGVCKLYSEQRAIRVKRMVDKKRMSRMTPEQHNLVAKTPQSVTSEEKSIKEETPEKSVSEVQDVTWTDPVDPVEDKLSPEEIQMFEQENQRLESEMNNLVDEVRQIEGKVVEISRLQEIFTEKVLQQEAEIDGIHQLVVGATENVKEGNEDIREAIKNNAGFRVWILFFLVMCSFSLLFLDWYDS
- the stx18 gene encoding syntaxin-18 isoform X1; its protein translation is MAVDITLLFKASVKTVKTRNKAIGIGFDSPKDEIFKRNRPKGGFSPRAKEVVTNITKLKDFLLQHRKDYVSAGSLISSDLTCMTDSERDQIDQDAQIFMRTCSEAIRQLRNEAEKQLVPAQIKEHRGVVLDLIEMYLKGVCKLYSEQRAIRVKRMVDKKRMSRMTPEQHNLVAKTPQSVTSEEKSIKEETPEKSVSEVQDVTWTDPVDPVEDKLSPEEIQMFEQENQRLESEMNNLVDEVRQIEGKVVEISRLQEIFTEKVLQQEAEIDGIHQLVVGATENVKEGNEDIREAIKNNAGFRVWILFFLVMCSFSLLFLDWYDS